A window from Malania oleifera isolate guangnan ecotype guangnan chromosome 7, ASM2987363v1, whole genome shotgun sequence encodes these proteins:
- the LOC131160946 gene encoding uncharacterized protein LOC131160946, translated as MMKLVARGSVVATAGVLAGAGDIAEDWPRMGRLLWLNLDIVLIVEECKYVLTEVCPQKPNEGATDEETQAYRKWIKADEMARCYTLAFISNVLQHQHQSMPSTYDIMQNLKEMFRDQNHAARQTTMKELMNTTMAEGTPIRYHVLKIIGLLNEL; from the exons ATGATGAAGTTGGTGGCTCGCGGTTCTGTTGTTGCTACTGCTGGTGTCTTAGCCGGGGCAGGGGATATTGCAGAGGACTGGCCGAGGATGGGGCGGCTGCTGTGGCT gaacttggatattgtGCTGATTGTTGAGGAGTGCAAGTATGTGCTCACAGAGGTATGTCCACAGAAACCCAATGAAGGGGCAACTGATGAGGAAACCCAAGCTTACCGAAAGTGGATTAAGGCTGATGAGATGGCGCGGTGTTACACTTTGGCATTTATATCGAATGTTCTACAACATCAGCATCAATCTATGCCTTCTACCTATGATATAATGCaaaacctcaaagaaatgtttaGGGATCAAAATCATGCTGCTAGGCAAACTACTATgaaggaacttatgaatactactatGGCAGAAGGGACCCCAATAAGGTATCATGTTCTGAAGATAATTGGTCTTCTCAATGAGCTATAG